In Cloacibacterium caeni, a single window of DNA contains:
- a CDS encoding Crp/Fnr family transcriptional regulator encodes MSEILRRQIENITPLTDQEFEYILSHFTLKKLKKHQILIQDGDAVQNDYFVMNGLLKASYLNQEGKEHIMQFAMEDWWITDYQAYFNQTEATFTIDALEPTEVLTLSLYNREKLCADMHKMEHFFRKKSNNGYVALQRRILSLLNSNAKERYEQFISQYPTLLQRLPKTLIASYLGVSRETLSRLSV; translated from the coding sequence ATGAGTGAGATTTTAAGACGTCAAATTGAGAATATTACACCATTAACAGACCAAGAGTTCGAGTATATTCTGTCTCATTTTACCTTGAAAAAATTAAAAAAGCATCAGATTTTAATTCAAGATGGAGATGCGGTACAAAATGATTATTTTGTGATGAATGGTTTGTTAAAAGCTTCTTACCTGAATCAAGAAGGCAAAGAACATATTATGCAATTTGCAATGGAAGATTGGTGGATTACCGATTATCAAGCCTATTTTAATCAAACGGAAGCGACTTTTACCATTGATGCTTTAGAACCTACAGAAGTGCTTACGTTGTCTCTTTATAATCGAGAGAAACTCTGTGCAGACATGCATAAAATGGAGCATTTTTTCAGAAAAAAGTCGAATAATGGTTATGTAGCGCTCCAACGAAGAATTTTGTCTTTGCTGAATAGCAATGCCAAAGAACGCTATGAACAATTTATTTCTCAATATCCTACACTTTTGCAACGATTGCCCAAAACGTTAATCGCTTCGTATTTAGGAGTTTCCAGAGAAACCTTGAGTCGGCTTTCGGTGTAA
- a CDS encoding 3-ketoacyl-ACP reductase has product MNLKGKNALITGGGRGLGKAVAVALANEGVNVGITGRNEEHLKSTVAELEKLGVKAVYSVFNVDEMAQVEQGVASIASQLGGIDILINNAGVGDFGSFEDMPVETWEKVMKVNLFGVYYVAKATLPYIKQNKEGDIVNVASTAGLKGGPNMSAYCASKAAVISLSQSLMAELRKFNIRVITLTPSTIATDMSIEGKLTDGNPEKVLQPEDFAEWVRDILKMNRRAMIANASIFSTNP; this is encoded by the coding sequence ATGAATTTAAAAGGTAAAAATGCACTGATTACAGGTGGTGGAAGAGGTCTTGGGAAAGCGGTAGCTGTAGCTTTGGCAAATGAAGGCGTAAATGTAGGAATTACGGGTAGAAATGAAGAACATCTAAAGTCTACCGTTGCAGAATTGGAAAAATTAGGAGTAAAAGCAGTCTATTCTGTTTTTAATGTAGATGAGATGGCTCAAGTGGAGCAAGGCGTAGCTTCTATCGCTTCTCAATTGGGCGGAATAGACATTTTAATCAATAACGCTGGAGTAGGTGATTTTGGCAGCTTCGAAGATATGCCGGTAGAAACTTGGGAAAAAGTAATGAAGGTGAATCTTTTTGGTGTCTATTACGTAGCAAAAGCAACTTTGCCTTATATCAAACAAAATAAAGAAGGAGACATCGTAAATGTAGCGTCAACTGCGGGATTAAAAGGCGGTCCGAATATGTCAGCATACTGTGCTTCTAAAGCTGCGGTAATTTCACTTTCTCAATCATTGATGGCAGAACTTAGAAAATTCAATATTCGTGTAATAACCTTAACACCAAGTACCATTGCTACTGATATGAGTATAGAAGGTAAACTTACTGATGGTAACCCAGAAAAAGTGCTTCAACCAGAAGATTTCGCAGAATGGGTGAGAGATATTTTGAAAATGAACAGAAGAGCCATGATTGCTAATGCTTCTATTTTCTCTACCAATCCATAA
- a CDS encoding type 1 glutamine amidotransferase domain-containing protein: MSKKVLFVVTSHGELGNTGEATGYYLGEVTHPWAVLADAGYEIDFVSPKGGNPPYYGNTPDDKVNERFLADEYYQNKIQNTMKPSEVNPDEYVAILYAGGHGTMWDFADNEELALIAQKIYEKNGVVSAVCHGPAGLVNIKLSNGKYLVDGKKINAFTNEEEAAVKLDDVVPFRLESKLIERGAKFEKSGLWQTHVAVDERVVTGQNPQSAHAVGEAVLEELKKLQ, encoded by the coding sequence ATGAGCAAAAAAGTATTATTCGTGGTAACGAGCCACGGCGAATTAGGAAACACTGGTGAAGCTACCGGTTATTATTTAGGTGAAGTTACGCATCCTTGGGCTGTATTGGCAGATGCTGGTTACGAAATAGATTTCGTGAGTCCAAAAGGAGGAAATCCGCCGTATTATGGAAATACTCCAGATGATAAGGTTAATGAAAGATTTTTGGCAGATGAATATTACCAAAATAAAATTCAGAACACCATGAAACCTTCAGAAGTAAATCCAGATGAATATGTGGCGATTCTTTATGCAGGAGGTCACGGTACGATGTGGGATTTTGCAGATAATGAAGAACTGGCACTAATCGCTCAAAAAATCTACGAAAAAAATGGAGTAGTAAGTGCGGTTTGTCACGGTCCTGCTGGATTGGTGAACATTAAACTCAGCAATGGAAAATATTTGGTAGATGGCAAAAAAATCAATGCTTTCACCAACGAAGAAGAAGCTGCTGTGAAATTAGATGATGTGGTTCCATTTAGATTAGAATCTAAATTAATAGAACGTGGAGCCAAGTTCGAAAAATCAGGTTTATGGCAAACACACGTTGCAGTAGACGAAAGAGTAGTAACAGGTCAAAATCCTCAATCTGCTCATGCAGTTGGCGAAGCTGTTTTAGAAGAACTTAAAAAACTTCAATAA
- a CDS encoding TonB-dependent siderophore receptor, whose protein sequence is MRKIALPIVLFSSFSQFYAQVDTTKVENITEVIINHTKKYKNENAFSVSKLNLKDIENPQVYNSIPKAILKDQVSTNFKNVLTNATGITRLWESTSRGGDGAEYYTMRGFSTQSRLVNGMASFNNGGLDPANIENIDVIKGPSGTLYGGNLVSYGGLVNLQTKKPYDKLGGEINYVTGTNALNRVTIDVNTPVKNGLFLRLNSAYHTENSFQDTGFYKSFFIAPSLKYVANDKLTFLVNTEFKSNETANAPMIFLSRYAPLSFNSIDIFEANYKKSYTSNNLTTKNPTFNLQSQMIYKLSNKWTSQTQFSSSSSKAMGYYQYLWDSANGDEFTRFISKSNSETLATGIQQNFIGDFNVGNMRNRLVVGLDYLNTKVVNNDSEWRAFGTVSLKNQTDSSTLTSQGADAALLDAKVVPATAEMNIKSAYFSNVLNILPELSAMLSLRVDNFSGKPTQWSTEEVNGQTTFSPKFGLVYQPILNKLSLFANYMNGFQYLTPQKVTDANGNNPTIKIFDPERANQWEVGAKANLIDNKLSVTASYYDIKVANKIMADPNNMNNSIQGGEVFSKGFELSAVGNPIKGLNIIAGFSKNRSEQVSGDSTYNGLRPEEAGPETLINFWANYKIQQGNFRNFVAGFGFNHASEHKTLNRTGIGTFELPSYTIANAMIGYHPEKYSVSLKLDNIGNTKYYSGWSTVTPQRLRTLSLALGFNF, encoded by the coding sequence ATGAGAAAAATCGCTTTACCTATTGTCCTCTTCAGTTCATTTTCTCAGTTCTACGCACAAGTAGATACTACCAAAGTGGAAAATATTACTGAAGTAATCATCAATCACACGAAGAAATATAAAAATGAAAATGCTTTTTCAGTTTCTAAACTCAATTTAAAGGATATTGAAAATCCTCAAGTCTATAATAGTATTCCAAAGGCAATACTGAAAGACCAAGTTTCCACCAATTTTAAGAATGTATTAACCAATGCTACAGGGATTACAAGACTTTGGGAAAGTACTTCCAGAGGTGGAGACGGCGCAGAATATTACACAATGCGTGGTTTTTCTACTCAATCCAGATTGGTAAATGGTATGGCGAGCTTCAACAATGGTGGTCTCGACCCTGCTAATATCGAAAATATTGATGTTATCAAAGGTCCTTCGGGTACTTTGTACGGAGGAAATTTAGTTTCCTATGGTGGTTTGGTCAATTTACAGACCAAAAAACCTTATGATAAATTGGGAGGCGAAATAAATTATGTTACAGGGACTAACGCCCTGAATAGAGTAACTATTGATGTAAATACTCCTGTCAAAAATGGGCTTTTTCTTCGCTTAAATTCTGCCTATCATACTGAAAATTCTTTTCAAGATACTGGATTTTATAAATCTTTCTTTATAGCTCCCTCTTTAAAATATGTAGCAAATGATAAATTGACGTTTTTGGTGAATACCGAATTTAAAAGCAATGAGACAGCCAATGCACCAATGATTTTTTTGAGCAGATATGCTCCTTTATCGTTTAATTCCATAGATATTTTTGAAGCTAATTATAAAAAATCTTACACCAGTAATAATCTTACAACCAAAAATCCAACATTCAATTTGCAATCCCAAATGATATACAAATTATCAAATAAATGGACGTCTCAGACTCAATTTTCGAGCAGTTCAAGCAAAGCTATGGGGTATTACCAATATTTGTGGGATAGTGCGAATGGAGATGAATTTACAAGATTTATTTCCAAATCCAATAGTGAAACATTGGCAACCGGAATTCAACAGAATTTTATTGGCGATTTCAATGTTGGAAATATGAGAAATCGTCTGGTAGTAGGTTTGGATTATCTCAACACGAAGGTGGTAAACAATGATTCTGAATGGAGAGCATTTGGAACGGTTTCCTTAAAAAATCAAACTGATTCTTCCACGCTGACTTCGCAAGGGGCAGATGCTGCACTCTTAGACGCAAAGGTTGTTCCTGCAACTGCAGAAATGAATATTAAGAGTGCCTATTTCTCAAATGTATTAAATATCTTACCAGAATTATCTGCAATGTTAAGTCTACGGGTGGATAATTTCAGCGGCAAACCTACACAATGGTCCACTGAAGAAGTGAATGGCCAAACCACCTTTTCTCCAAAATTTGGTTTGGTATATCAACCGATTCTCAACAAACTATCTCTTTTTGCAAATTATATGAATGGATTCCAGTATTTAACGCCACAAAAAGTAACCGATGCTAACGGAAATAACCCTACTATAAAAATATTTGATCCTGAAAGAGCTAATCAATGGGAAGTGGGGGCAAAAGCCAATCTTATTGACAATAAACTTTCTGTAACTGCAAGCTATTATGATATTAAAGTAGCGAACAAAATAATGGCAGACCCTAATAATATGAACAATTCCATACAAGGGGGTGAAGTGTTCAGTAAAGGATTTGAATTAAGTGCTGTCGGGAATCCAATAAAAGGGCTTAATATCATTGCAGGATTCAGTAAAAATAGGAGTGAACAGGTAAGCGGAGATTCCACTTACAACGGTTTACGTCCCGAAGAAGCTGGACCAGAAACTTTAATTAATTTTTGGGCAAACTATAAAATTCAACAGGGTAATTTTAGAAACTTTGTTGCAGGGTTCGGTTTTAATCACGCTTCAGAACATAAAACACTTAACAGAACAGGAATCGGAACTTTCGAGTTGCCTAGTTATACGATTGCCAATGCCATGATTGGCTATCATCCAGAAAAATATAGTGTTTCCTTAAAGCTCGATAATATTGGAAATACTAAATATTATTCGGGTTGGAGTACAGTTACCCCACAAAGGTTAAGAACGCTTTCTTTAGCTTTAGGATTTAATTTTTAA